In a single window of the Campylobacter fetus subsp. testudinum 03-427 genome:
- the rpsA gene encoding 30S ribosomal protein S1 (Pfam matches to PF00575.19 S1, and to PF00575.19 S1, and to PF00575.19 S1, and to PF00575.19 S1, and to PF00575.19 S1): MAEVNKIVRNDMSDKIDVEEDFAAMFEESLKAEESTICDGVIVNIKDDEVFVDVRKKSEGVMNISEITDGSGSLQYNIGDTIKVAITGSRNGRPIVSHKKALRKEKVKAFIDNFDENAENIYDVKIISKNKGGFVAVSEDGIEFFMPKSQSGFRDSNQVMNKTFKAKVLKVDKNDQSIIVSRKKLLDEDRRKRKEAISNIIDNTDIIEGTIKKITTYGMFVDVGGIDGLVHYSEISYKGPVNPNTLYKEGDKVDVKIIKYDNDKKHLSLSIKAATPDPWDEIKDGLEVGDTIKVIVSNIEPYGAFVDLGNDIEGFLHISEISWDKNIKNPKDFIKENEELDVEVIEIDVNERRLRVSLKNLLPKPFDEFNSKFKEGDIVKGVVTTLTNFGAFVRVGALEGLLHNEDSSWDRNDKCKDILKTGDEIEVKIIKIDDKNQKISLSQKDLKDSPVTQYAKVHSIGDIVTGTIRDIKDFGIFVSLEGNVDALIRKEDIGSLDPLSLKAGDKIEAAIAFIDEKKNRIRLSIKRLARQKEREVLNEINDDDKMTLGDIIKEQLA, encoded by the coding sequence ATGGCTGAGGTGAACAAGATTGTTCGTAATGACATGAGCGATAAAATTGATGTTGAGGAAGATTTTGCCGCTATGTTTGAGGAGTCTTTAAAGGCTGAAGAAAGTACTATTTGTGATGGTGTCATCGTTAATATAAAAGATGACGAGGTTTTTGTTGATGTTCGTAAAAAATCAGAAGGCGTGATGAATATATCTGAGATTACGGATGGCAGTGGCAGTTTGCAATATAATATAGGCGATACAATCAAAGTTGCTATAACAGGTTCAAGAAATGGCAGACCTATAGTTTCTCATAAAAAAGCTCTTAGAAAAGAAAAAGTAAAAGCTTTTATAGACAATTTTGATGAAAATGCTGAGAATATTTATGATGTTAAAATAATCTCTAAAAACAAAGGCGGCTTCGTGGCTGTAAGCGAAGACGGTATTGAATTTTTTATGCCAAAATCTCAAAGCGGTTTTAGAGATTCAAATCAAGTTATGAATAAAACATTTAAAGCTAAGGTTTTAAAAGTAGATAAAAATGATCAAAGCATTATCGTATCTCGTAAAAAATTACTTGATGAAGATAGAAGAAAACGCAAAGAAGCCATATCAAATATCATTGATAATACAGATATTATCGAAGGTACAATCAAAAAAATCACAACTTATGGTATGTTTGTTGATGTAGGCGGTATAGACGGTTTGGTTCATTATAGCGAAATCAGTTACAAAGGTCCGGTAAATCCAAACACTCTTTATAAAGAGGGTGATAAAGTTGATGTTAAGATTATAAAATACGATAACGATAAAAAACATCTTTCATTATCTATAAAAGCAGCTACTCCAGATCCTTGGGATGAGATAAAAGATGGTCTTGAAGTTGGCGATACTATAAAAGTTATAGTGAGCAATATCGAGCCTTATGGCGCTTTTGTCGATTTGGGAAATGATATTGAAGGATTTTTGCATATTAGCGAAATTTCTTGGGATAAAAACATAAAAAATCCAAAAGATTTTATAAAAGAAAACGAAGAGTTAGATGTTGAAGTTATCGAAATCGATGTAAATGAGAGAAGACTTAGAGTTAGTCTTAAAAATTTACTTCCAAAGCCATTTGACGAGTTTAATTCTAAATTTAAAGAAGGAGATATCGTAAAAGGTGTTGTTACGACTCTAACAAATTTTGGAGCATTTGTGCGCGTTGGAGCTCTTGAAGGTCTGTTGCACAATGAAGATTCATCTTGGGATAGAAATGATAAATGTAAAGATATACTAAAAACAGGCGATGAAATAGAGGTTAAGATTATAAAAATAGATGATAAAAATCAAAAGATATCTCTTAGCCAAAAAGATTTAAAAGATAGCCCTGTAACACAATACGCCAAAGTTCATTCGATCGGAGATATCGTAACTGGCACTATAAGAGATATCAAAGATTTTGGTATTTTTGTTAGTCTTGAAGGAAATGTCGATGCTCTTATAAGAAAAGAAGATATCGGTTCTCTTGATCCACTTTCACTAAAAGCCGGTGATAAGATAGAGGCTGCAATAGCTTTTATAGATGAGAAAAAAAATAGAATTAGACTAAGCATAAAAAGACTTGCTAGACAAAAAGAGCGCGAAGTTTTAAATGAAATAAACGATGATGATAAAATGACGCTCGGCGATATTATAAAAGAGCAGTTAGCTTAA
- the ispH gene encoding 1-hydroxy-2-methyl-2-(E)-butenyl 4-diphosphate reductase (Pfam match to PF02401.14 LYTB): protein MKIELAKSYGFCFGVKRAIKIAENSKNASTIGELIHNSLEIDRLKNKFNVKTLKDISELKNEKKAIIRTHGITKEGLANLKSRDVEIIDATCPFVTKPQQIVEKMSSEGYEIVFFGDINHPEVKGVMSYSSKNVYVILDESELETVKLSSKIAVVSQTTKKIEKFTEIVSYLIQRVKEVRVFNTICNATLENQEAVRELSSRADVMVIIGGKNSSNTKQLYLISKNLCPDSYLIESENELELKWFQDKKLCGISAGASTPEWVIQNVINKLENLTHKDS from the coding sequence TTGAAGATTGAATTAGCTAAGAGTTACGGATTTTGCTTTGGAGTAAAAAGAGCCATAAAAATAGCCGAAAATTCAAAAAACGCATCTACGATAGGTGAGCTTATACATAATAGCCTTGAGATAGATAGACTAAAAAATAAATTTAATGTTAAAACATTAAAAGATATAAGTGAGCTTAAAAATGAGAAAAAGGCTATTATAAGAACTCATGGCATCACAAAAGAGGGTTTGGCAAATTTAAAATCACGCGATGTAGAGATTATAGATGCAACTTGTCCATTTGTTACAAAACCACAACAAATAGTAGAAAAAATGAGTAGCGAAGGATATGAGATAGTATTTTTTGGAGATATAAATCATCCAGAAGTTAAAGGTGTGATGAGCTACTCTAGTAAAAATGTTTATGTGATTTTAGATGAAAGTGAGCTTGAAACAGTTAAGCTTTCATCTAAAATAGCAGTAGTATCGCAAACTACTAAGAAAATAGAAAAATTTACTGAAATTGTAAGTTATCTAATACAAAGAGTAAAAGAAGTAAGAGTTTTTAATACTATTTGCAATGCTACATTAGAAAATCAAGAAGCCGTAAGAGAACTTTCAAGCAGAGCTGATGTGATGGTAATCATAGGCGGAAAAAATTCATCAAATACAAAACAGCTATATTTAATATCGAAAAATCTTTGCCCAGATAGTTATCTTATAGAAAGCGAAAATGAGCTAGAACTAAAATGGTTTCAAGATAAAAAATTATGCGGTATCAGCGCAGGAGCAAGCACTCCTGAATGGGTGATACAAAATGTGATAAATAAACTAGAAAATTTGACTCATAAAGATAGCTAA
- the aroA gene encoding 3-phosphoshikimate 1-carboxyvinyltransferase (Pfam match to PF00275.16 EPSP_synthase): MIVEALDSSFDTEFNNVSSDKSISHRCAIFSLLSDKVSKISNYLEAEDTINSLKIIEKLGAKVEFENGVYLITPPKKIVSPNSVLECGNSGTAMRIFMGLLAGCDGFFVLSGDKYLNERPMKRVASPLMQIGAKIDGRDCANKAPLAIRGGELNYFAYSSLVASAQVKTAIILAGLCSNGCKFKEPELSRDHSERMLLGMGAQISQNGLEIEVKPLKGAHLKPLILDVPNDPSSCFFYAVAAAIIPGSRITIKNILLNKTRIEAYKVLEQMGVKITYTKTSSTYEDIGDICVQYSELRSVDISQNISWLIDEAPALAIAFACANGVSTLKNAKELRVKECDRIAVTVAALKKCGIEAVELEDGFSIKGGKPNRATIDSHGDHRIAMSFAILGLKCGMDIEKSEFIATSFPKFSYFLRELGARVED; encoded by the coding sequence ATGATAGTAGAAGCGTTAGATAGCTCATTTGATACTGAGTTTAACAATGTTTCGAGCGATAAATCTATAAGCCATAGATGTGCTATATTTTCACTTCTTAGTGATAAAGTGAGTAAAATTAGTAATTATTTAGAAGCCGAAGATACCATAAATTCATTAAAAATTATAGAAAAACTCGGTGCTAAAGTGGAGTTTGAAAACGGAGTTTATCTCATTACTCCTCCAAAAAAGATCGTTTCTCCAAATTCAGTTTTGGAGTGTGGCAACTCAGGCACTGCTATGAGAATTTTTATGGGACTTTTAGCCGGATGTGATGGCTTTTTTGTCTTAAGCGGAGATAAGTATCTAAATGAGCGTCCGATGAAAAGAGTAGCTTCTCCACTAATGCAAATAGGTGCTAAAATAGATGGTAGAGACTGCGCAAATAAAGCTCCATTGGCAATTAGAGGCGGAGAACTGAATTATTTTGCATATAGTAGTTTGGTTGCTTCAGCTCAAGTAAAAACTGCTATTATTCTAGCTGGGCTTTGCTCGAATGGTTGTAAATTTAAAGAGCCTGAACTTAGCAGAGATCATAGCGAGAGAATGCTTTTAGGAATGGGAGCCCAAATATCTCAAAACGGGCTTGAAATAGAAGTTAAACCTCTAAAAGGAGCTCATTTAAAACCGCTTATTTTAGACGTTCCAAATGATCCTAGTTCGTGCTTTTTTTACGCTGTAGCAGCAGCTATAATTCCTGGTTCAAGAATAACTATAAAAAATATTTTGCTTAATAAAACTCGCATAGAAGCGTACAAAGTACTAGAGCAAATGGGAGTCAAGATAACATATACAAAAACTAGCAGCACATATGAAGATATCGGCGATATTTGTGTGCAGTATTCAGAGCTAAGATCTGTAGATATAAGTCAAAATATATCTTGGCTTATAGACGAAGCTCCAGCTCTTGCTATCGCTTTTGCATGCGCTAATGGAGTTAGTACATTAAAAAATGCAAAAGAGTTGCGTGTAAAGGAGTGTGATAGGATAGCTGTCACAGTAGCTGCATTAAAAAAGTGCGGTATAGAAGCAGTCGAGTTAGAAGATGGATTTAGCATAAAAGGCGGCAAGCCAAATAGAGCTACTATAGATAGCCACGGAGATCATAGGATAGCTATGAGTTTTGCTATTTTAGGATTAAAATGTGGTATGGATATAGAAAAAAGTGAGTTTATAGCAACGTCTTTTCCTAAATTTAGTTATTTTTTAAGAGAGTTGGGAGCTAGGGTTGAAGATTGA